One segment of Panicum virgatum strain AP13 chromosome 3K, P.virgatum_v5, whole genome shotgun sequence DNA contains the following:
- the LOC120700675 gene encoding 60S ribosomal protein L8-2-like, translated as MGRVIRAQRKGAAGSVFKSHTHQRKGPARFRALDVGERSGYLKGLVTDIVHDPGRGAPLARVTFRHPFRYGQQKELFIAAEGMYTGQPIYCGRRADLSIGNVLPIGTLPEGTVVCNVEGHVGDRGALARCSGDYAIVISHNTDNGTTRVKLPSGAKKLLQSNCRAMVGQVAGGGRTEKPLLKAGNAYHKFRVKRNCWPRVRGVAMNPVDHPHGGGNHQHIGHASTVRRDAPPGAKAGQIAARSTGRGRRGQAAVTAGKSML; from the exons atggGCCGTGTCATCCGCGCGCAGCGCAAGGGCGCGGCGGGGTCGGTGTTCAAGTCCCACACCCACCAACGCAAGGGCCCCGCCCGGTTCCGCGCGCTTGACGTCGGCGAGCGCAGCGGCTACCTCAAGGGCCTCGTCACCGACATCGTGCACGACCCCGGCCGCGGCGCCCCGCTCGCCCGCGTCACCTTCCGCCACCCCTTCCGCTACGGGCAGCAGAAGGAGCTCTTCATCGCCGCCGAGGGCATGTACACCGGCCAGCCCATCTactgcggccgccgcgccgacctCAGCATCGGCAACGTCCTCCCGATCGGGACGCTCCCCGAGGGGACCGTCGTCTGCAACGTCGAGGGGCacgtcggcgaccgcggcgcCCTCGCGCGCTGCTCCGGCGACTACGCCATCGTCATCAGCCACAACACAGACAACGGCACCACCag GGTGAAGCTCCCGTCCGGCGCCAAGAAGCTGCTGCAGAGCAACTGCCGCGCCATGGTCGggcaggtcgccggcggcggcaggacggAGAAGCCACTGCTCAAGGCCGGCAACGCCTACCACAAGTTCCGCGTCAAGAGGAACTGCTGGCCCAGGGTGCGCGGCGTGGCCATGAACCCCGTGGACCACCCCCACGGAGGAGGCAACCACCAGCACATTGGCCACGCCTCCACCGTCCGCCGCGACGCTCCGCCCGGTGCCAAGGCCGGCCAGATCGCCGCGCGGAGCACCGGTCGAGGGCGCAGGGGCCAAGCCGCCGTGACCGCCGGCAAATCTATGCTATGA